tttatctaTTGTGAACAATGTTGGAGGGGTTGACGTCGATGGACGAGTGCGAGAGAGAGTCGATAGCAACTAGGGTGGGAGGGACATCAAAGACGTgggaggagaagagagagagggacagggaaaaataattaaaaatgaaaaagtggATGTACAGTGTTCCCATCTGTAAAAGTGTAAACATTAATTCTAAAAATAGGGAATCGTATAGGAGGACGAAATGCAAATTTTTCCCAAATCATATCTCAAAAATTGGAGAAGAAAAACACATCAGAAGCGGATGCCAATAAAGGGATCTCTCGAAAATGGAAAATTTTCCACCACGATatggaggttttttttttctttttatttatttattttttctcggcccctttttgatgaataagattttaacaaattaagattttatcaataaaagtattgaaattaaaatctaaatGAAAATATCTCTAAAATTTGCATGTGTATGATAGGTACGGAGTTTTACTATGCTTTGAGTCGCATATAATCTTAATTGCCacatataaaactaaaaacacAAGGCCGATGAACCGAGAAAATCTTAATAAGATTTGAGGAATTTTCTAGATTATACCCAATCaacatattcttttatttattttttctttttttaatctaagAATTCAGAGATCATCTTGCGAAATCCCAACACCAGCAGTAGACTTTCATGATCCGTTAGCTGCATCCAACTGAAActtgaaagaaaaatgtttaATCCATTATCATGCTAAACTTAGGGTATATAATAGCTTTAACAGCACCATTTATGATGCACAGAAGCAACAAAACTCAACCCTTGAAACACGAAAAGATCCATGCATTTTTCATCGAATCACACGCTCCCACATATATATTTTCACTTCCCAGGCACCATATTATTTGCCGACAGGCGACAGCAACAGAGCCTCGATCAACCGTCCAAGTGAAGAATGCGAAGATCCACCCTCCGTCACAGCCTTTCTGCTCTTCTCGCTCATCTCTTTCACCCTCTTCCTGGCCTCGATATCAGGTTCCATCAAGCATTTCACCGATTGCTCTATCTTCTCAGCCATCACGAGCTCACCATCACGCCTGTAATCCATCTTCAAGTCCACCGCCAGCCCCAGATCCCTCACCATCTGGAATGCATTTATTTGCTGTTCCGCGTACATTGGCCATGCGGCCATCGGTACACCATACCACACACTCTCCAAGATCGAGTTCCATCCGCAATGTGTCACAAACCCTCCGATGGATTTGTGGGACAGCACCTCCACTTGTGGAGCCCAACCACATATCATCCCAACTTCTCTCGTTCTTTCCAGAAATCCTGGGGGCAATATCTCCTCCAGATTATGGGAATCCGTAAGCGGGGCAAACCTATCATTTGAGGTTCTCAAACGTATTGACCACAGGAATCGGTGGCCACTCCGCTCGAGCCCAAGTGCTATCTCTTTCAGCTGGGGTGCACTGAAGGTCCCCCAGCTTCCAAAGCACAGGAACACCACCGATGATGGAGGTTGATCATCAAGCCACTTCATGATCTCCTCGTGTTTGACCTGATTAACTCCCGAATGATTCTTATTCTCGAGGTCAATCACCGGCCCCACTGTGTAAACTGGAGGCGTTTTATCATCCAGAAATGAGTCAACCGCATGGGTTTCCAGCTCGTAAAACGTGTTGACAATAATCCCATCGACCTCTTTGAACTTTCTACCACGGTTTACCATGGGGAGGTACTCATGGCCTTTGACGACGATCGAGTTTTCCAACGCAAACGAAGGCAAAACACTAGAAGGAACTGGGTTAACATAACTCGCGATGACTGAATCCGGATCCGATTCTCTAAACGGGATGCCCACCTGGTCATGTCGAGTTGGAAGGTAGAGCATGAAGCCAAGAAAGGCAGCATTACTTGTGAAAAACACATAAGACGGGACACCAAGCTCATGAGCCACATCGATCATGGAGGAATTGAACATATCAACCACCAACCCTGCAAGTGGAATGGTAGTTGGCAACACATGGTTGAGGATAGCTTCTTTGACAAGATCATTTTGGCTCTGTACGCGATGGGTGTTGTCTTTCTCAACAGGCTTTTCTTGGGGTTGTGAGTCTACATGAGGAAGATGGATAAATTTTACACGGGTATCGGAAGCAGCAATCGACTCTATGTACGCATCGGTTGTGGCTACATCTCCTCGCTTGATGCTGAGAACCGTGACTGAGAAACGGTCATCTCGATCAAGCAATCGCTTCGAAAACTGAATAGCTGAAACGAGATGACCCATTCCGGGACTCGGGACGAACACAAGCTCTACTTTCTTCATATTGCAGTACCAAATTACCAGCTGTTATGTCGTGCTgccctttcttctttcttctatatactccacacacacatatatagagCAATAAtggaatgaatatatatatatatatacacacatatttcTTTATCTACACCTTTTTATGCACATTTATGTGGTTAgactttatttctttatttcataCTTGTTAAATATAGGGATAGCGTATTTTTTGGGGGTCCCCGTCCGCTTATGGACGTCACGCATGACCTAATAGTAATATTGGAGTTGTTGGACCCACATGCACATGGTCACAATTGATGGGAAAATATTCGCagattattatatagaaaagaaaattgatattGTTCAAGCTTATCAAGCAAGCATAGCTGTGTTTTGAACGTGTTGTCAGTCTCTCACGACAGATCTggtttcaggaaaaaaaaaaaaaacctttaacACCTACACCACATGATCTTCCttagataataaaaataccTTGTTTTTTAAAGAAGTTGATCAGACACTGGTTGTGGGTTTAGATGCTAAGCCAGTGAAGCGTTCATActtacgtatatatatatggtgtgaTATGAATTATTAAAGGTGAAAATCCTTGtttaaaaccaaatatatatatatagttttttttttttttttgaagagaatGCACGATAATAACACAACACAACCAAACGACACAAATCTCTCTTTCAATCCCAACAATCTGATGCTGAACCACGGCTTTATCCATCTAAATTATCTAATTAGTGGTTTGGACTTGGCATTGTCAATGATTCGAAAGCTCACCTGGCCTATACAGTGGGAATGCatccagatattttcacaaagcaaCAAGTGTGGAGAGCATTCTCGAGAACTCTAAACAtttgttcatttttataaaatattttatcttattttattttatttaattattataatttttttaaatttttatataaaataaaataaataatttaattttttaaaattttaatattaaaataatatattttaaaaatattttatttaatttttaattttaatatgaactcttcgatcttattttatttttcgaaACAGAGTAGCCTAAATTGCTTTTTTGACTAACTTTTGAGTcttgacaaaaaataataatgataaaactCAACGCACATGATCTTACTCCTCGAAACAGTCTGCTTTCCACATGGATGGCAGCAACTTTAACGCACTTGAAAGTCGGCATGTCTTTTGCTTTCCACATGGACTTCAATTACCCTTCAAGCCTTTTCTTGTGCAAGGGATTACTGTTTACCGTTTatctcctctcattttctttttaattaaatatcatttaaatatgtatataaatttttaattttgttctgtTTGACATGCCAACATGTGTCGAGGGAATATCATCACAACAATTTATAACTAGGTTTTCactatttcttattttcttaatgaCTTTGCTACAAATTTCACATAATTGAAAACCAATCGATTGAGAGGAGAGGCCCATAATGATACTGCTCGAAACATGCCATGACAAATTTCACATAACACTGGCAACACATGAATAGTTAAGGTTTCATATAAACTAGGCCAAAAGGAGTTCCCAAATACCCTATCTAATCTTTCCTTGATAAAAGCCCTTCCCTCTCTTTTATTACACCATGTGAACCTTGAGCCAATAAATCCCAAATCACTAAGCTCACACTCATCCAAGGCCTCTCTAAACCTTTCCATTTGGAAAAAAGGTCTATCAGCAGCCCCAAACTTCTCCTCATTGGACAGTAACTCGTTAAAATCACCTATGCACAACCAAGGATAATTGCTATCTGGTCTCAACAACCCAAGCAAATCCCAACAAGCACTCCTTTTCTCCACTACAGGGTCCCCATAGAAACCAGTTACATGATACTTGCTACCTCCCTCCTCAGTAGAGACCTCTAAATAAATATGATGCCTCgaataagaaaacaaagaggCAATAGTTTTCTCACACTACATCATTGCAAGACCCCCACTCTTCCCCTTACTTTCCACTACAAAACTGAGAGCTAACCCCAATCTGTTTCCGATCTTCTCTACTCTCTCTCAGTTGCACTTAGTCTCAGAAATAAACACAACCTGTGGGACCTTTTCTTTCATTAGAAGGTGAAGCTCTCGAATTATACGAGGATTCCCAAGCCCTTTACAGTTCCAAGCTATGAGTTTCATGTCAGTTGGCAGAAGCTGCATATCAATGTCCTTCCCCAATAACAACACTTCTGTCTGTTTGGCTTTCTTCACAACAACACCATCTTCAACTAGTGCTAACTTCCTTTTTTGGACCTTGTTGACTGTAGGCCAATATCTACCTCTAAAGGTTGGAACCTGAAACTAGATGGGCCTATTTAGGCCCTTTTTTTCCAAGTTTTTATCTGACTCACCCCTTTGCTTCCAGTCTTTGCTAACCTGCTACCACTTACTTGTCCACGTTGGACCTGCTCTTTATTTTTGGATAGAATAGCTGTATTGACAAGATCAACTTCCATTATCTTGGAGAATGGGAGAATCAATTACCCCATTTAAATCTTCTACATGAATTGCTCCTGGTGAATCAATTATACGGGAGTCAACTTTCCATTTCCTAGTAACCCCTTCATTTTTTCTAAGGCTGTTATCCAAAATCTTCTCCCCTTCTTCTTTAGAATTAAGACCCTTATCACCTTCCATGATTTCTACCTCAATGGGAGCCTTGCCATAATTAGCTTACTGGCATTGAGACCTACCAGATTCTGCACGTTGGACCTTCTTCGATGACCCACTAGGGGATGACAGTCTACTTGCATGTGCTGGAATGGTTACTGAGTTCTTAGTACTTGCCCTCAACCAAGCATCCTACTGCTGATCAAAACCAGCATCTGTAACTTTTCCATGTTCCAAAATATCACAACGCCCATCAGAGTGTTTAATCCTACCACAATGATATCAAAAATTTGGAAGccttttgtatttgaatgaaaTCCAATGCTTTGTGTCACCTATTGTAAGAAATCTCCCTCTCGCCAGAGGTTTGGTAATGTCTACCATGACTTTTACTCGTAAGACCTGCCCCCAACAAATTTCACTACTATCTGTATCTACATGAAGGACCTCCTCCAAGAATGAACCAATATTAGAGCCAGTGATATGATTCATACTTACAAAACGCAGATCATAACACTGAATCCAGAAAGGTTTCTTTTGGAAGTTAATCtccttaataaaattaaagccTTTTACAATCCTGCATGCAAACTAGACTTTTATCAAAAGACCATGGACGCCCCTTCAGAACTCTCTTCTTGTTTGCTACATACTTGCACTCAAGTAAAAACTTGTTCCACCCCACATGACATCACACAGAATATAATACAACGCTTATTCTTATTGACAGAAGACAATACCTTCTCATTACTGACCACCACCTCTTGTTGTTCATCTTCTGTCAATTTCAAACCTTCACATAAAGAAGAAACTCACCATTTATCCCAGACCTCCACAGACCAAGTCCAAGAGGAGAGAAAACTAAGTTTATGAGAAAACTTAGAGAGAAAACCCTTACCTTCACTTAGAGAAAGAAGGGACCCTCATCACAACAATTTATACATAGGTTTtcactttttcttattttcttaatgaCTTCGCTACAAATTTGACATAATTGAAAACCAATCGATTGAGGGCATAGGCCCATAATGATATTGCTCGAAACATGTCCTCCTACTCGTCCcgtattaaatttataatattagtaactattaaaactcaaacattcttcttcttcttctttttattattattataaaaattaatatattgacaaaaaaaatacaatttagaAGCATGTAGATTTGAaggaaaatttataatatttgtcaTGAGTGACGTCGGAGTTCAAATTCCTGAAGCTGTCTAAGTCCTTTAAGCTATGTTCAGGCTTGcatcaaaattttttcataattttatttataaatatcacttaaacataaaataatttttaattttaaatatttaattttttatctaaataaattttctaaaattttaaataaaatataaaaaataatacaatttttcaaatttaaaaaataaaaataatattaaaagttatattcaaacaatattttaaaagaaaacacttTGGTCataaaaagattacacaaaagtaattcaCAAACTGTCATAACTTGATGTAATTcttcagattgtaaaattatttttatggtaaaatatatttaatgaatcaaataaaatcACGTCAGTTTATAGAATTATTTTGGTATAATTTCTTTATGAACGTAgcaatattctattttaaatttataatatttttattatttttttcttcatttcttaaaatctaataaaacaccttaactcaaacaattttatttttatttaaatataaaatttttatctcatctcctATTGATCTGATGTCACTACTCAACCATAAatttaatatagaaaaatagTGGTGACAGATATATTTAAACCGTTGCAACCAGACAATGGCACCGATAACAACCAGGGAAACCGGGAGGAAAGGCCAGCAGAATAACTCACAATGACATCTGGTTTTCCTCTCCCGCTCTCCTCCACCCTTTCCATTCCCACTTACACCCCCAAGACCAGCACTCACCTTTCCCCAACAACCTCACAACCAATTGTACAGCCTATAAAAACTCCCACCATTCGCTCCCGCCTCAGCAAACTCTGCAAAGAAGGACAACCCCATCTTGCTCGTCAACTGCTAGACACAATTCCCAAGCCAACCACCGTTCTCTGGAACACGATCATTATTGGCTTTATCTGTAACAACATGCCGTATGAAGCTCTTTTTCTCTACACTCAGATGAAGAATTCATCTCTAGCCACCAAATGCGATTCTTACACTTACTCTTCCACTCTCAAAGCCTGTGCCGAAACACGCAGTTTAAAGTTTGGTAAAGCCGTTCATTGCCATTTTATTAGGTGCCAATCGAATCCCAGTAGGATAGTGTTTAATTCACTTCTGAACATGTACTCCACGTGTTTGAGCACAGCCGACGAAGAAATCTCTTATTGCATTGGGTCTGGGTATGATTTAGTACGTAAAGTGTTTGATACAATGCGTAAAAGAAATGTGATTGCATGGAATACTATGATGTCGTGGTATGTAAAGACACAGCGATATATAGAAGCAGTTAAGCTGTTTAGGACGATGACAAAAATGGGAATACAACCGAGTGCAGTGAGTTTTGTAAATGTGTTTCCTGCTCTTTCAAAGTTAGGAGACTTTGAGAATGCAAATACTCTTTATGGAATGCTCCTTAAGTTGGGAAGTGAATATGTCAGTGACTTGTTCGTTGTGAGTTCAGTTATATTCATGTATTCTGAGCTTGGCTTCCTTGATATGGCCAAAGTGATATTTGATTGTTGTATGGAGAGGAATACAGAAGTTTGGAACACTATGATTGGTGGGTATGTTCAGAATAACCGTCCTATCGAAGGACTCAATCTCTTTATTCAGGCCATTGAATCAGAACACGCTGTTCTCGACGATGTAACTTTTCTTTCAGCTTTGACTGCAGTTTCACAGCTGCAGCTCTTGAGATTGGCTCAACAGTTACATGCTTTTATACTTAAAAATCTATCAGTGTTACCTGTCATCATACTGAATGCAATTATTGTCATGTATTCAAGGTGCAACTCTGTTGAGACTTcgttcaaaatttttcataatatggTAGAAAGGGATGTTGTTTCATGGAACACTATGGTTTCTGCTTTTGTGCAGAATGGATTTGATGAGGAAGGTTTGATGCTTGTCTATGAGATGCAGAAGCAAGGGCTTGCGATTGATTCCATAACAGTAACAGCTCTTCTTTCGGCAGCATCAAATCTTAGAAACAAGGATATTGGTAAGCAGGTCCATGCTTATCTTACTAGGCATGGAATACAATTTGAGGGAATGGAGAGTTATCTGGTAGATATGTATGCAAAATCTGGTTCAGTTAGGACTGCACAACTACTGTTTGAGAAAAACTTTACACATGATAAAGACCAGGTTACATGGAATGCTATGATTGCTGGGTACACACAAAATGGTCTGATTGAAGAAGCTTTTGTTGTCTTTAGGCAGATGCTTGAGCAGGATATAATACCCAATGCTGTAACAATGGCATCAGTTCTCCCAGCTTGTAATCCTATGGGAAGGATAGATTTGGGGAAGCAGCTTCATGGATTCTGCATTCGTCACCATCTAGACCAAAATGTCTTTGTGGGAACTGCTTTACTTGATATGTACTCCAAATCTGGTTCAGTCGGCTATGCTGAAAATGTGTTTGTTAGGATACCTGAGAAGAACTCTGTGACATGCACCACAATGATATTGGGCTACGGTCAGAATGGGATGGCCAACAGAGCTCTCTCTTTGTTTCATTCAATGCAGGGATCTGGAATTGAACCTGATGCTATTACCATTGTAGCAGTCATGTCTGCTTGCAGTTATGCTGGTTTGGTTGCCGAAGGACTTAAAATATACGAGTCTATggaaaaagaatataatattcAGCCCTCAACTGAGCACTATTGTTGTGTTGCAGACATGTTAGGGAGAGTTGGAAGGGTTGTTGAAGCCTATGAGTTTGTCAAGGGATTGGGTGAAGAGGGCAATGTGATGGAAATTTGGGGATCACTTCTTGGGGCTTGCAGAATTTATAATCACTTTGAACTGGGAAGACTTGTTGCTGACAAGCTGCTTGAAATGGAGAGGGAAAATGGCATGACAGGCTACCATGTTTTGCTTTCAAATATGTATGCAGAGGAAGGAAACTGGGGAGATGTCGATAAATTGAGGAAACAAATGAGGGAAAGAGGTTTGACGAAGGAGACAGGATGTAGTTGGATTCAGACTGCTGGTTTTGTGAACAGCTTTGTGTCTAGGGATAGAAAGCACCCTCAATGTGATGCAGTATATGGTATTTTAAAGATTTTGGCTATGGAGATGAAAGATGCTGGGTATAGGCCTTATCTTGCTTCCAATACAGATGAGATCTCGGAATTCATTGCCATCACTGGGATATAAATGGAGACTGCTATGTGGTTTACTTAACTGGAGGCAGCTAGCTAGGTAATTGAATTGGTTAGTGGCTGTTGCGTCATTTGGTTTGTGCTGATGATGATTTGAACTTCCTGGTACATTTAGCCTGTCCAACTGTGATGGAGTTGGAACTCTGCTGGTTTGCTGAGCCATGTTTGCATATGATCTGAAGCAGATTGTCCTAGGGTACTGCTCATGCCTTGTTGATAGAGGTTGTGCTTGTTGATAGCAGTGAGGACTAAATTCTGTTGGCTGGATAAACTACTTCAATTTCAACTAAAAGGAATTTACCAAGGTAAGTCACTGTAACACCCCATTCCCATAGGTTAGGAGTGTTATGTACTTTCGTAACTGTTCCCGGTAAAGGGACCCAACATAATAAAAATGCCTAATTTATCGaaaataaatttccaaaaaaataacaaaaatatagtCTCATAGCAGGAAAATTTAAGATTGATCttttaatgaaaagaaaagacacTTACTAGTCTGAAAATCAGAGACAACAGAAGATTTGTcttttattggcactgggtgtccgGGAATAGCATCCCAAATAAATCCGGGGGGGCACAAGTTCTCGCCATGAAGTTTACCGCAAGTGCATCTCAGGTAATTCAAGAAAAAATCCCCCAGTCCAATAgctcctagagattgtttgcacccaaggggatttgaatcATAGGCCTTGGGGTTGCATACTCCCaagtccaaggcctttaccacttgagccgaCCCCTAGGAGGTTCAAGTTATTCTCAAAACCCTGTCTGCATCTGCTGTTGCAGCTTGGCATTGTCCTTCGCAAAGTAGCAGGAAGGCTTCTAGGTAAAGGTGCATGGCCATATCAATGCAGTTTTTCTCGATATCCTTTGCATTTCAAGACATCTCTTCTCTGATATGCTATGTACttagtttattttaaatataactccAAAAGACTAGTCTATGTAAAACTTCTGTAGAATCACTAATTAGGCCTAATTTCTCCTATCAGGTAGATAATGTGGGCTATCTCTATTACCAATGAGGGAATGTGGTGTATAAACTCCCCCTTTTAAATTTCTGACATCCTAGTCAAGACCATGTAACACAGTGCTCCAGGCCTTACTAGTGGATCTGATGCCATTATGCAGCGATCCAGGAAAAGCAGTAGCCACATATAAGCTATAACTCCTAAATGACTAATCAATTTGAAATTGTCCTAGATCATTTATATGGTTCAGATTCACCT
This is a stretch of genomic DNA from Carya illinoinensis cultivar Pawnee chromosome 3, C.illinoinensisPawnee_v1, whole genome shotgun sequence. It encodes these proteins:
- the LOC122303277 gene encoding anthocyanidin 3-O-glucosyltransferase 2-like translates to MKKVELVFVPSPGMGHLVSAIQFSKRLLDRDDRFSVTVLSIKRGDVATTDAYIESIAASDTRVKFIHLPHVDSQPQEKPVEKDNTHRVQSQNDLVKEAILNHVLPTTIPLAGLVVDMFNSSMIDVAHELGVPSYVFFTSNAAFLGFMLYLPTRHDQVGIPFRESDPDSVIASYVNPVPSSVLPSFALENSIVVKGHEYLPMVNRGRKFKEVDGIIVNTFYELETHAVDSFLDDKTPPVYTVGPVIDLENKNHSGVNQVKHEEIMKWLDDQPPSSVVFLCFGSWGTFSAPQLKEIALGLERSGHRFLWSIRLRTSNDRFAPLTDSHNLEEILPPGFLERTREVGMICGWAPQVEVLSHKSIGGFVTHCGWNSILESVWYGVPMAAWPMYAEQQINAFQMVRDLGLAVDLKMDYRRDGELVMAEKIEQSVKCLMEPDIEARKRVKEMSEKSRKAVTEGGSSHSSLGRLIEALLLSPVGK
- the LOC122303278 gene encoding pentatricopeptide repeat-containing protein At3g22150, chloroplastic-like, with amino-acid sequence MTSGFPLPLSSTLSIPTYTPKTSTHLSPTTSQPIVQPIKTPTIRSRLSKLCKEGQPHLARQLLDTIPKPTTVLWNTIIIGFICNNMPYEALFLYTQMKNSSLATKCDSYTYSSTLKACAETRSLKFGKAVHCHFIRCQSNPSRIVFNSLLNMYSTCLSTADEEISYCIGSGYDLVRKVFDTMRKRNVIAWNTMMSWYVKTQRYIEAVKLFRTMTKMGIQPSAVSFVNVFPALSKLGDFENANTLYGMLLKLGSEYVSDLFVVSSVIFMYSELGFLDMAKVIFDCCMERNTEVWNTMIGGYVQNNRPIEGLNLFIQAIESEHAVLDDVTFLSALTAVSQLQLLRLAQQLHAFILKNLSVLPVIILNAIIVMYSRCNSVETSFKIFHNMVERDVVSWNTMVSAFVQNGFDEEGLMLVYEMQKQGLAIDSITVTALLSAASNLRNKDIGKQVHAYLTRHGIQFEGMESYLVDMYAKSGSVRTAQLLFEKNFTHDKDQVTWNAMIAGYTQNGLIEEAFVVFRQMLEQDIIPNAVTMASVLPACNPMGRIDLGKQLHGFCIRHHLDQNVFVGTALLDMYSKSGSVGYAENVFVRIPEKNSVTCTTMILGYGQNGMANRALSLFHSMQGSGIEPDAITIVAVMSACSYAGLVAEGLKIYESMEKEYNIQPSTEHYCCVADMLGRVGRVVEAYEFVKGLGEEGNVMEIWGSLLGACRIYNHFELGRLVADKLLEMERENGMTGYHVLLSNMYAEEGNWGDVDKLRKQMRERGLTKETGCSWIQTAGFVNSFVSRDRKHPQCDAVYGILKILAMEMKDAGYRPYLASNTDEISEFIAITGI